In Candidatus Deferrimicrobiaceae bacterium, one DNA window encodes the following:
- a CDS encoding cupin domain-containing protein, which produces GAEGVTIRVLMGDNVGAPTFTMRHFEVAPGGRTPFHAHPWEHEVYVLSGTGKVRQKGGERKVGPGSFVYVPPDEEHNFANAGDEPFAFLCVIPSTKSCLGR; this is translated from the coding sequence CCGGCGCGGAGGGCGTCACCATCCGGGTCCTGATGGGGGACAACGTCGGGGCTCCCACCTTCACGATGCGCCATTTCGAGGTCGCCCCCGGCGGCCGCACCCCGTTCCACGCGCACCCGTGGGAACACGAGGTCTACGTTCTCTCCGGCACGGGGAAGGTCCGGCAGAAGGGCGGGGAGCGCAAGGTCGGCCCGGGTTCCTTCGTCTACGTCCCCCCGGACGAGGAGCACAACTTCGCGAACGCGGGCGACGAGCCCTTCGCCTTTCTCTGCGTGATCCCGTCCACGAAAAGCTGCCTGGGCAGGTAA